A section of the Acidobacterium capsulatum ATCC 51196 genome encodes:
- the ilvN gene encoding acetolactate synthase small subunit gives MLHTFVALVEDKPGVLTRVASLFRRLNINIVSLTVGRSERADVSRITIVAEASPTAGHRIMASLYKLENVLEVDDLGQLSCVTRELALIKVAANVQTRSHIFELAEVFRARIVDLAPESLMIELTGVESKIEGLIQVLTESGDQILEVARTGRMVMRRGQHTSRVLEAMRLAGMDTDGTERKSDGGANEGLAEEEELPLPMGEE, from the coding sequence ATGTTGCACACATTTGTTGCACTCGTCGAAGACAAACCGGGCGTGCTGACGCGCGTGGCATCGCTGTTCCGCCGGTTGAACATCAATATTGTTTCGCTCACGGTGGGCCGCTCAGAGCGCGCCGATGTTTCGCGCATCACGATTGTGGCCGAGGCGTCGCCGACTGCGGGCCATCGCATCATGGCGAGCCTCTATAAGCTGGAAAACGTGTTGGAGGTGGATGACCTGGGGCAGCTCTCCTGCGTGACGCGCGAGTTGGCGCTGATCAAGGTGGCGGCCAATGTGCAAACGCGCTCGCACATCTTTGAGCTGGCCGAGGTCTTTCGCGCGCGCATTGTCGATCTGGCGCCCGAGTCGCTGATGATCGAGCTGACGGGTGTAGAGAGCAAGATTGAAGGGCTGATCCAGGTACTGACCGAGAGCGGCGACCAGATATTGGAAGTGGCACGCACGGGCCGCATGGTGATGCGGCGCGGGCAGCACACCAGCCGCGTGCTTGAAGCCATGCGGCTCGCCGGCATGGACACCGATGGCACTGAACGCAAGAGCGATGGCGGTGCGAATGAAGGACTGGCGGAGGAAGAAGAATTGCCGCTGCCGATGGGCGAGGAGTAG
- a CDS encoding sensor histidine kinase — protein MPEFVPVDPTPVPELVAALKRVSALQGMSEEEYLWLAENGLERCARAGSILFRAGETADAMTILLQGEIQVHRDHSGPMAIFIGRAGQITGLLPFSRMKTYGGRGQATTDVWALQYPREMFDEMIRAVPSMVQRSVSVLVDRAREVTRLEQQAEKLAALGKLAANLAHELNNPASAAQRSAAGLLSELKVYGRHKFDLGSLCLDEARLKALHGWQRAIVERSQASKDEPWTVEEEQLLNWLQAHSIEDAWKICPDLCEARVTVADLEELDGLMGHTSLSIVLGQFASSRRTERMAQAMVDSTARIFDLIAAIKDYSYMDQAPIQDVDVPQSLETTLVMMQSRLGHTSIERNFQPGLPRISAYGSELNQVWTAVLENALEATHGEGCIRLNVKHEGEAVVVEIQDDGPGIAPEIQDRIFEPFFSTKAPGDGLGLGLDTVQRIVRRHRGFVTVTSEPGSTCFQVRLPIEPLQAY, from the coding sequence ATGCCTGAGTTCGTGCCGGTGGACCCCACACCGGTGCCGGAGCTGGTCGCCGCGTTGAAGCGTGTGAGCGCGCTGCAAGGCATGAGCGAGGAAGAGTACCTGTGGCTGGCAGAGAACGGCCTGGAACGCTGCGCGCGGGCGGGCTCGATTCTGTTTCGCGCCGGTGAGACAGCCGACGCGATGACCATTTTGCTGCAGGGCGAGATTCAGGTGCATCGGGACCATAGCGGGCCGATGGCCATTTTTATTGGGCGGGCCGGACAGATTACCGGACTGTTGCCTTTCTCTCGCATGAAGACTTACGGCGGGCGCGGACAGGCGACCACAGATGTGTGGGCGCTGCAGTATCCGCGGGAGATGTTTGACGAGATGATTCGGGCCGTACCCTCGATGGTGCAGCGCTCGGTCTCAGTGCTGGTGGACCGCGCGCGCGAGGTGACGCGGCTGGAGCAGCAGGCAGAGAAGCTGGCGGCGCTGGGCAAGCTGGCGGCCAATCTGGCGCATGAGCTGAATAATCCGGCCTCGGCCGCGCAGCGCTCGGCAGCGGGTCTGCTGAGCGAGCTGAAGGTCTATGGACGGCATAAATTTGACCTCGGCAGCTTGTGCCTGGACGAGGCGCGCCTGAAGGCGCTGCACGGATGGCAGCGCGCGATTGTGGAACGCTCCCAGGCATCGAAGGATGAGCCCTGGACCGTGGAAGAGGAACAACTGCTCAACTGGCTGCAGGCGCACTCCATTGAGGATGCCTGGAAGATCTGCCCGGACCTGTGCGAGGCGCGGGTTACTGTTGCGGACCTGGAGGAACTGGACGGTCTGATGGGGCATACCTCCCTGTCGATTGTGCTGGGGCAGTTTGCCTCCTCACGGCGCACCGAGCGCATGGCGCAGGCCATGGTGGACTCGACGGCACGCATCTTTGATCTGATTGCCGCGATCAAGGACTACTCCTACATGGATCAGGCGCCGATTCAGGACGTGGATGTTCCCCAGTCGCTGGAGACGACGCTGGTGATGATGCAGTCGCGGCTGGGCCATACGTCGATTGAGCGGAACTTTCAGCCAGGACTGCCGCGCATTTCGGCTTATGGCAGCGAGTTGAACCAGGTATGGACAGCGGTTCTGGAAAACGCGCTGGAGGCGACTCACGGCGAGGGATGCATCCGGCTGAATGTGAAGCACGAGGGCGAGGCGGTCGTCGTGGAAATCCAGGACGACGGGCCGGGCATTGCCCCGGAGATTCAGGACAGGATCTTTGAGCCTTTCTTCTCGACGAAGGCTCCGGGGGACGGCCTGGGACTCGGCCTGGACACGGTGCAACGCATTGTGCGGCGTCACCGGGGCTTTGTGACGGTGACCTCAGAGCCGGGCTCGACGTGCTTTCAGGTCCGCCTGCCGATTGAGCCGCTGCAGGCGTACTGA
- the ilvC gene encoding ketol-acid reductoisomerase has product MAKTYYDHDADLALIQQKKVAIIGYGSQGHAHALGLKDSGVEVRVGLAPNSRSIEKAKKAGLETGTVAEVAAWADVIMILAPDTAQAAIYEESIAPHLKAGKTLMFAHGFNIRYDAIQPPKDVDVSLVAPKAPGHRVREVFVEGGGTPGLVAVHQDASGQALALALAYAKAIGCTRAGVLETTFKEETETDLFGEQAVLCGGTAALVKAGFETLVNAGYQPEVAYFECLHELKLIVDLMYRGGLAYMRYSISDTAEWGDYVAGPRIVTDETRAAMKKLLTDIQDGTFAKRWIEENKTGRKELDAIRAQEAKHPIETVGEKLRAAMPFLDPVTVKDGYPQPAGAKPKEA; this is encoded by the coding sequence ATGGCGAAGACTTATTACGATCACGATGCCGACCTGGCACTCATTCAACAGAAAAAGGTTGCCATTATCGGTTACGGCTCGCAGGGCCACGCACATGCGCTCGGCCTGAAGGACTCAGGCGTGGAAGTGCGCGTGGGACTGGCGCCCAACAGCCGCTCGATTGAGAAGGCAAAGAAGGCCGGTCTGGAAACGGGCACTGTCGCCGAGGTGGCGGCATGGGCCGATGTGATCATGATTCTGGCTCCGGACACGGCGCAGGCCGCGATCTATGAAGAGTCAATTGCGCCGCACCTCAAGGCGGGCAAGACGCTGATGTTCGCGCATGGGTTCAACATTCGCTACGACGCGATTCAACCGCCGAAGGATGTGGATGTGTCGCTGGTGGCTCCTAAGGCCCCGGGGCACCGCGTGCGCGAGGTGTTTGTGGAAGGCGGCGGCACGCCGGGTCTGGTGGCCGTGCATCAGGATGCGTCAGGGCAGGCGCTGGCGCTGGCGCTGGCTTATGCCAAAGCAATTGGCTGCACCCGCGCGGGCGTGCTGGAGACGACCTTCAAGGAAGAGACCGAAACCGACCTCTTTGGCGAACAGGCTGTGCTTTGCGGCGGCACTGCCGCGCTGGTGAAGGCAGGCTTTGAGACGCTGGTGAATGCCGGCTATCAGCCCGAGGTGGCCTACTTTGAGTGCCTGCACGAGCTGAAGCTGATTGTTGACCTGATGTATCGCGGCGGCCTGGCATACATGCGCTACTCCATCTCGGACACGGCGGAGTGGGGCGACTACGTGGCCGGCCCGCGCATTGTGACCGATGAGACCCGTGCGGCGATGAAGAAGCTGCTGACCGATATTCAGGACGGCACCTTTGCCAAGCGCTGGATTGAAGAGAACAAGACGGGCCGCAAGGAGCTGGACGCGATTCGCGCTCAGGAAGCCAAGCACCCGATCGAGACGGTGGGCGAGAAGCTGCGCGCGGCGATGCCCTTCCTCGATCCGGTAACGGTGAAGGATGGCTACCCGCAGCCTGCGGGAGCAAAGCCGAAGGAAGCTTAG
- the ilvB gene encoding biosynthetic-type acetolactate synthase large subunit, with protein MREAKEPAILSRKESSAAKEKKAAAAGADPRTNAESAKLTGAEILWAVLAGEGVDTVFGYPGGAILPVYDALRKFPIRHVLVRHEQGAVHMADGYARASGKVGVAVATSGPGATNMVTGLATAMLDSIPLVCISGQVSSKVLGSDAFQEVDITGVTLPVTKHSYLITRAEDIAPALREAFLIASSGRPGPVLLDITKDAQQAVADYDFEAAAAEARRHHPMRRVEEDAVSQATELIRNAKRPVILAGHGVLQSGAEEQVRTLAERMQIPVAQTLLGLGGFPATHPLSLGMMGMHGESWVNEAIQKADLLIACGMRFDDRVTGTLATYAPNAKKIHIEIDPSEINKNVKADVALIGDLAEVLEQLLPRLAARKDSPWLREIAASKGSAAVRDITNIPDNGHLYAAHVIHDIWRVTDGKAIVVTDVGQHQMWEAQYYKHDEPRTLITSGGLGTMGFALPAAIGAKIACPEREVWVVAGDGGFQMTAAELSTAAQENVDLNIAVINNGYLGMVRQWQEFFYEKNYESSPILSPDFVKLAEAHGIRGAAVKTRPEVVPTVEEARKTKAPFLINFMVEKEDSVYPMIPTGAALHEMIRRPEHNPLVETAEEQ; from the coding sequence ATGCGCGAGGCAAAGGAACCTGCGATTTTGAGCCGTAAGGAAAGCAGTGCGGCGAAGGAGAAGAAGGCGGCGGCCGCAGGCGCGGACCCCAGAACGAACGCCGAGTCTGCCAAGCTTACGGGCGCGGAGATTCTGTGGGCTGTGCTGGCGGGCGAGGGCGTGGATACGGTCTTCGGGTATCCGGGCGGCGCGATTCTGCCGGTGTATGACGCGCTCAGGAAGTTTCCGATTCGGCATGTGCTGGTGCGGCATGAGCAGGGCGCGGTACACATGGCCGATGGCTATGCGCGCGCCTCGGGCAAGGTGGGCGTAGCCGTGGCCACGAGCGGGCCGGGCGCAACCAACATGGTGACGGGGCTGGCGACGGCGATGCTCGACTCGATTCCGCTGGTGTGCATCAGCGGCCAGGTTTCGAGCAAGGTGCTGGGCTCGGATGCCTTTCAAGAAGTGGACATCACGGGCGTGACGCTGCCGGTGACCAAGCACAGCTACCTGATCACGCGCGCGGAAGACATTGCTCCGGCGCTGCGCGAGGCTTTTCTGATTGCGAGTTCAGGTCGGCCCGGGCCGGTGCTGCTCGACATCACCAAGGATGCGCAGCAGGCTGTGGCGGACTACGATTTTGAGGCGGCGGCGGCTGAAGCGCGGCGGCATCATCCGATGCGGCGCGTGGAAGAGGATGCCGTGTCGCAGGCAACAGAGCTGATTCGCAATGCGAAGCGGCCTGTGATTCTGGCCGGGCACGGCGTACTGCAGTCGGGCGCGGAGGAGCAGGTGCGCACGCTGGCCGAGCGCATGCAGATTCCGGTGGCGCAGACGCTGCTGGGGCTGGGTGGATTTCCGGCGACGCATCCTCTCTCGCTGGGCATGATGGGCATGCATGGCGAGTCGTGGGTGAATGAGGCGATTCAGAAAGCGGATCTGCTGATTGCCTGCGGCATGCGCTTTGATGACCGCGTGACGGGCACGCTGGCAACCTATGCGCCGAATGCGAAGAAGATTCACATCGAGATCGATCCGTCTGAGATCAACAAGAATGTAAAGGCCGATGTGGCGCTGATTGGCGACCTGGCCGAGGTGCTGGAGCAGTTGCTGCCGAGGCTGGCGGCGCGCAAGGATTCGCCATGGCTGCGCGAGATTGCCGCGAGCAAGGGCAGCGCGGCGGTGCGCGACATTACGAATATTCCGGACAACGGACACCTGTATGCGGCGCATGTGATTCATGACATCTGGCGCGTGACCGATGGCAAGGCGATTGTCGTCACCGATGTGGGCCAGCACCAGATGTGGGAGGCGCAGTACTACAAGCACGATGAGCCGCGGACACTGATTACCTCAGGCGGTCTGGGCACGATGGGCTTTGCGCTGCCGGCCGCGATTGGCGCGAAGATTGCCTGCCCCGAGCGCGAGGTGTGGGTGGTGGCCGGCGATGGCGGCTTCCAGATGACGGCCGCCGAGCTTTCCACCGCGGCGCAGGAGAATGTGGACCTGAACATCGCGGTGATCAACAACGGCTATCTCGGCATGGTGCGGCAGTGGCAGGAGTTCTTCTATGAGAAGAACTACGAGTCGTCGCCCATTCTGAGCCCGGATTTTGTGAAGCTGGCCGAGGCGCATGGTATTCGCGGCGCGGCGGTAAAGACGCGGCCAGAAGTGGTGCCGACGGTGGAAGAAGCGCGGAAGACGAAGGCGCCGTTTTTGATCAACTTCATGGTGGAGAAGGAAGACTCGGTGTACCCGATGATTCCGACCGGCGCGGCGCTGCATGAGATGATTCGCCGGCCAGAGCACAACCCGCTGGTGGAGACGGCGGAGGAGCAGTAG
- the leuD gene encoding 3-isopropylmalate dehydratase small subunit, whose product MQPFRTLHSTVTPLDRVNVDTDQIIPKQFLKRIERTGYGEFLFFDWRQDPAFELNQPRYKGSQILVANKNFGCGSSREHAAWALGDFGFRCVISSSFADIFHSNAGKNGILLVKLSEGDVNTLLERAQKTQGYSLTVSLEEQTVKDGQGFSDSFEIDAFRRYCLLEGLDDIGLTMRYQDKLDAFEKEHDGKFWLAPRGGLAASRTS is encoded by the coding sequence ATGCAACCGTTTCGTACTCTGCACTCGACGGTGACGCCGCTCGATCGCGTCAATGTGGACACTGACCAGATTATTCCCAAGCAGTTTTTGAAGCGCATTGAGCGCACGGGCTACGGGGAGTTTCTGTTTTTTGACTGGCGGCAGGACCCGGCATTTGAGCTGAACCAGCCGCGCTACAAGGGTTCGCAGATTCTGGTGGCGAACAAGAACTTCGGCTGCGGATCTTCGCGCGAACATGCCGCATGGGCGCTCGGCGACTTTGGATTTCGCTGCGTCATTTCGTCATCGTTTGCCGATATCTTTCACTCGAATGCGGGAAAGAACGGCATTCTGCTGGTGAAGCTGTCGGAGGGTGACGTGAATACGCTTCTGGAGCGCGCGCAGAAGACTCAAGGCTATTCACTCACGGTTTCACTCGAAGAGCAGACGGTGAAGGATGGGCAGGGGTTCTCGGACAGCTTTGAGATCGATGCCTTTCGACGCTATTGCCTGCTCGAAGGGCTGGACGATATCGGGCTGACGATGCGCTACCAGGACAAGCTGGATGCTTTTGAGAAAGAGCATGACGGGAAGTTCTGGCTGGCTCCTCGTGGAGGACTGGCCGCTTCACGGACGAGTTGA
- the ilvD gene encoding dihydroxy-acid dehydratase codes for MSSEQNGSAKKNSVALTEGPNRAPARAMLRAIGFTRDDLRKPIIGIANTWTEIGPCNFHLRQIAEAVKQGIREAGGTPMEFNTVTISDGITMGTEGMKASLVSREVIADSIELVTRGNLFDGLVCIAGCDKNLPGTVMALARLDVPGLMLYGGSIAPGHLNGKDLTVQDVFEAVGSHAAGKLDDAGLEAVEANACPGAGACGGQFTANTMAMACEFMGISPMSISGVPAFLPEKLASAKEAGKLVLELAKRDLRPSQLITKESLENAIASVAASGGSTNAVLHFLAIAHERGIALSIDDFDRISEKTPLLCDMKPGGKYVAADYQKAGGSRLLAKRLIEGGYIHSDCLNASGRTLAEEAALAVEEPGQKVIFPATNALKPTGGLVILKGNLAPEGCVIKVAGHSRLTHRGPARVFDREQDAFAAVENGSIQPDDVMVIRYEGPKGGPGMREMLGVTAAIAGIPALSETVALLTDGRFSGATRGLMAGHVSPEAAVRGPIAAVRNGDMIHFDIPNRRLDVELTDAQIEERLKDWKEPAPHFSRGVFKKYVDTVSSAARGAVTN; via the coding sequence ATGAGCAGCGAACAGAACGGATCGGCGAAGAAGAACAGTGTGGCCCTCACGGAAGGGCCGAACCGCGCCCCGGCGCGCGCCATGTTGCGCGCGATTGGCTTTACCCGCGATGACCTGCGCAAGCCCATCATCGGCATTGCGAATACGTGGACCGAGATTGGCCCCTGCAACTTTCACCTGCGGCAGATTGCCGAGGCCGTGAAGCAAGGCATTCGCGAAGCGGGCGGCACGCCGATGGAGTTCAACACGGTGACGATTTCAGACGGCATCACGATGGGCACCGAAGGCATGAAGGCCTCGCTGGTGAGCCGCGAAGTGATTGCCGACTCGATTGAACTGGTCACGCGCGGCAACCTTTTTGACGGCCTCGTCTGCATTGCGGGCTGTGACAAGAATCTGCCGGGCACGGTGATGGCGCTGGCGCGGCTCGATGTGCCGGGGCTGATGCTGTATGGCGGCTCGATTGCGCCAGGACACCTGAACGGCAAGGATCTCACGGTGCAGGATGTATTCGAGGCCGTGGGCTCCCATGCCGCAGGTAAGCTGGATGACGCGGGCCTGGAGGCAGTGGAAGCGAATGCCTGCCCAGGCGCGGGCGCGTGCGGCGGACAGTTCACGGCGAACACGATGGCGATGGCCTGCGAGTTCATGGGCATTTCGCCGATGTCGATCTCTGGCGTGCCGGCGTTTCTGCCCGAGAAGCTGGCGAGTGCGAAAGAAGCCGGAAAGCTGGTGCTGGAGTTGGCGAAGCGCGATCTGCGCCCGAGCCAGTTGATCACGAAGGAGTCGCTTGAAAATGCAATTGCCAGCGTGGCGGCTTCGGGCGGTTCGACGAATGCGGTGCTGCACTTTCTGGCGATTGCTCATGAGCGCGGCATTGCCCTGTCGATTGATGATTTCGACCGCATCAGCGAGAAGACTCCCCTGCTCTGCGACATGAAGCCGGGCGGCAAGTATGTGGCTGCGGATTACCAGAAAGCGGGCGGCAGCCGGTTGCTGGCGAAGCGCCTGATCGAGGGCGGATACATCCACAGCGACTGCCTCAATGCGAGCGGGCGCACGCTGGCCGAAGAGGCTGCGCTGGCCGTGGAAGAGCCGGGACAAAAAGTAATCTTTCCAGCTACAAATGCGCTGAAACCCACGGGCGGCCTGGTGATCCTCAAGGGCAATCTTGCTCCTGAAGGTTGCGTGATCAAGGTCGCCGGGCACAGCCGCCTCACGCATCGTGGACCAGCGCGGGTGTTTGATCGCGAGCAGGATGCGTTTGCGGCGGTAGAGAACGGCAGCATTCAGCCCGATGACGTGATGGTGATTCGCTATGAGGGGCCGAAGGGTGGTCCGGGCATGCGCGAGATGCTCGGCGTGACGGCGGCGATTGCCGGCATTCCGGCACTGAGCGAGACGGTGGCTCTGCTGACGGATGGGCGCTTCTCGGGCGCGACACGCGGGTTGATGGCGGGCCATGTGTCTCCTGAAGCCGCGGTGCGCGGGCCGATTGCGGCGGTGCGCAATGGCGACATGATTCACTTCGATATTCCAAACCGCAGGCTCGATGTGGAACTAACGGACGCACAAATTGAGGAACGCCTGAAGGACTGGAAGGAACCTGCGCCGCATTTTTCGCGGGGTGTGTTCAAGAAGTATGTGGATACGGTGTCGTCGGCGGCGCGGGGCGCGGTAACGAACTAG
- the leuC gene encoding 3-isopropylmalate dehydratase large subunit — MAKTLFEKVWEQHLVAEPANEPALLYIDLHLVHEVTSPQAFDGLRMTGRKLRRPDRTVATVDHNVPTIAADRLIIKDEIAARQIDALRRNCAEFGVELFDVQSREQGIVHVIGPELGLTKPGMTIVCGDSHTSTHGAFGALAFGIGTSEVEHVMATQCLPQGRPKTFRISVEGELPEGVTAKDIVLGIIGRIGTDGATGYVIEYAGSAIRSLSMEGRMTVCNMSIEAGARAGMIAPDETTFAYLKDREYSPKGKAWDEAVAAWSELKTDEGATFDRELVIPAIELTPYVTWGTNPGMVIPITDEIPGPETAASEADQRGIERALEYMGLKPGTPMEEVAIDVVFIGSCTNSRIEDLRAAAKVVTGYRVNEKVRAMVVPGSHRVKEQAEREGLDRIFREAGFEWREPGCSMCLGMNPDILTPGERCASTSNRNFEGRQGRGGRTHLVSPMMAAAAAITGHFSDIRTWEFKGEEVLA, encoded by the coding sequence ATGGCAAAGACACTGTTTGAAAAGGTATGGGAGCAGCATCTGGTGGCCGAGCCGGCCAATGAACCGGCGCTGCTCTATATTGATCTGCACCTGGTGCATGAGGTGACCTCGCCGCAGGCCTTTGACGGGCTGCGCATGACGGGACGCAAGCTGCGGCGGCCCGATCGCACGGTGGCCACTGTGGACCATAACGTTCCGACGATTGCCGCCGACCGGCTGATCATCAAGGACGAGATTGCCGCGCGGCAGATCGATGCGCTGCGCCGCAACTGCGCCGAGTTTGGCGTGGAACTCTTTGACGTGCAGTCGCGCGAGCAAGGCATTGTGCATGTGATTGGTCCGGAGCTGGGACTGACGAAGCCGGGCATGACGATTGTGTGCGGCGACTCGCACACCTCGACGCATGGCGCCTTTGGTGCGCTGGCGTTTGGCATTGGCACCTCAGAAGTTGAGCATGTGATGGCGACGCAGTGCCTGCCGCAGGGCCGCCCGAAGACCTTTCGCATTTCGGTCGAAGGCGAGCTGCCCGAGGGCGTGACGGCCAAGGACATTGTGCTCGGCATCATTGGCCGCATTGGCACCGATGGTGCGACCGGCTACGTGATTGAGTATGCCGGATCGGCGATTCGCTCGCTCTCGATGGAAGGCCGCATGACGGTCTGCAACATGAGCATTGAAGCAGGCGCGCGGGCGGGCATGATCGCTCCCGATGAGACGACCTTTGCATACCTGAAGGACCGTGAGTACTCGCCCAAGGGCAAGGCGTGGGATGAGGCCGTGGCCGCGTGGAGCGAGCTGAAGACGGATGAGGGCGCGACGTTTGATCGCGAACTGGTGATTCCGGCAATTGAGCTGACGCCTTATGTGACATGGGGCACGAATCCCGGAATGGTGATTCCGATTACGGATGAGATTCCGGGGCCGGAGACGGCGGCGAGCGAGGCCGACCAGCGCGGCATTGAGCGCGCGCTCGAGTACATGGGGCTCAAGCCGGGCACGCCGATGGAAGAAGTGGCGATTGATGTGGTCTTCATTGGCTCGTGCACGAACTCGCGCATTGAAGATTTGCGCGCGGCGGCCAAGGTGGTGACCGGTTATCGCGTGAACGAAAAGGTGCGCGCGATGGTGGTGCCGGGGTCACATCGCGTGAAGGAGCAGGCCGAACGGGAAGGTCTGGACAGGATTTTCCGCGAGGCTGGATTTGAATGGCGTGAGCCGGGATGCTCGATGTGCCTGGGGATGAATCCTGACATTTTGACGCCGGGCGAGCGCTGCGCCTCGACCAGCAACCGCAACTTTGAAGGACGCCAGGGACGCGGCGGACGCACGCACCTGGTGAGCCCGATGATGGCAGCCGCGGCGGCGATCACGGGACACTTCTCTGACATCAGAACGTGGGAATTCAAGGGCGAGGAGGTGCTGGCCTGA
- a CDS encoding DUF4174 domain-containing protein translates to MKNCWRPLLVFSPSDTDARLKQQEQMLDADADDMMDRFVLFTPIVPRAKQVPTPLDAPWTLLAENQMQAVREKFHVPVNRFEVMLLGEDGKPKLVRDVPIATGELNALIDTMPRRKLEEVRRGAN, encoded by the coding sequence ATGAAGAATTGCTGGCGTCCGCTGCTGGTCTTCAGCCCCTCTGACACGGACGCGCGGCTGAAGCAGCAGGAACAGATGCTCGACGCCGATGCAGACGACATGATGGACCGTTTTGTGCTGTTCACGCCCATCGTTCCTCGGGCGAAGCAGGTGCCGACGCCTCTGGACGCGCCTTGGACATTGCTGGCGGAAAACCAGATGCAGGCCGTGCGAGAGAAGTTCCATGTTCCCGTGAACCGCTTTGAGGTGATGCTGCTGGGTGAAGACGGCAAGCCCAAGCTGGTGCGGGATGTGCCCATCGCCACCGGCGAGCTGAATGCGCTGATTGACACCATGCCGAGGCGCAAGCTCGAAGAGGTGCGCCGGGGCGCAAACTGA